The DNA segment AGAATCCCCAAACTAACGACCCATTGTCGGGAAATATAGCCACCCCAACGTCCCAACGCGAACCGGACAAAGACGGCAACCAATGCATTGAGGCTATAGAATACCGCCGAATTTGGGATGAATAGCGGTAAAAATGTGACGACGGCTCCGTGCAAAAACGATCCCGCAAAGAATAACAGCGTCGCATCCCGCACCGGAAAGTGCAGAATAATCTCCCACGGAAACCCATGTTTTTCTACAGACGACGCTGGGCGAAGATTGGATAACTGACTCGTTTTCTCAAACGTAGATAGACACCACGGCAGTGGTAGACTGAGGATCACGCCCAAGAGCGTCAGCCCAACCATCAGAAGCACAACGGGAACAAAGCCCGCTTTAGCAAAGACTAGGGAACCGAGCAACGGCCCTAACGAAAATCCAATCGTGTTGGACATGGCTAAATAGCCCAACATCGCCGTGCGACGACTGGGGGGCACTAAGTCTGCCAGCATGGTTTGGGATGCCGTTGCAAACGCAGCTTGGCTAATGCCGTG comes from the Synechococcales cyanobacterium T60_A2020_003 genome and includes:
- a CDS encoding MFS transporter, with the protein product MEHSTASRASDRPSSTPQHRLQLFCICAGMLIYFTQVTVLFPVLPLYVTQRWQDAPVGFVVGAMAAGLLCFRPLIGWLIDHWGRKPVLGLGLAIVLAIAPLYLWSPTPLWLLGVRMLHGISQAAFATASQTMLADLVPPSRRTAMLGYLAMSNTIGFSLGPLLGSLVFAKAGFVPVVLLMVGLTLLGVILSLPLPWCLSTFEKTSQLSNLRPASSVEKHGFPWEIILHFPVRDATLLFFAGSFLHGAVVTFLPLFIPNSAVFYSLNALVAVFVRFALGRWGGYISRQWVVSLGILCSGMALIGLAIAPNLIGIELI